In one Kluyveromyces marxianus DMKU3-1042 DNA, complete genome, chromosome 4 genomic region, the following are encoded:
- the PSP2 gene encoding Psp2p — protein sequence MASASKNNHDAGKKKMSLEEFFSDNSLGDSVWDEQEIDLNAIKTSISNTTSLDVLKNSSIRLDANAHGHGHGHGHGMGMGHGQHRDPNLSENQRLPSAPPYILKFANLPASFSNYEIEDLFKAKRAQFVKFKLFWELNKTLGAKNEPTVFQQLFKRDSKVAFVEVYSYRDMEKILTQWKTPLRELYNIRVDMPSFDDFKEYMDKDKLIDPRDDASKPYRAPEGGASAAARRRSSGEGLPPPTERRKSNPFGSAKPVDTQTKLLQIESKIDQLGIEDTKTLRRLTIGSDEEDNHENESNQEKGDRVRKSLQVLKREKNIDDNDSEAISNHAPSMSPPPSASNATTAAASASATPPPKLNFMSIIKKKEQTELQEQKIKEEEAIKENAAREEKLKRHAQARIDEEARRQAEDENSGDYSSGANGDDNGNGNRGSDSHGNHHHSNQNYSNNFKFKDSGNNDYNNNNRRGGGRGGSRGGRGGGRGGSYRGGSDNGNNGNRFNSDSGNNYQKRYEDRSQSHQQYGLFAPAAGFLKDQSRGDRGGRGGRGGRGGRGDRGGRGGRGDRGGRGRGRGGYSD from the coding sequence ATGGCTAGTGCTTCAAAGAACAATCATGATGCAggtaagaagaaaatgtcATTGGAAGAGTTCTTTAGCGACAATTCGCTAGGGGACTCCGTGTGGGACGAACAGGAGATTGACTTGAACGCTATCAAGACGTCCATCTCGAATACGACGAGTTTGGATGTTCTCAAGAACTCGTCCATTAGACTGGACGCGAATGCGCACGGCCATGGCCACGGCCACGGCCACggcatgggcatgggcCACGGTCAGCACCGTGACCCAAACTTGTCTGAAAACCAACGCTTGCCCAGTGCTCCGCCCTACATCCTCAAGTTTGCCAATTTGCCAGCCTCGTTCTCGAACTATGAGATCGAAGACTTGTTCAAGGCCAAACGCGCCCAGTTCGTCAAGTTCAAGCTCTTTTGGGAGTTGAACAAGACCTTGGGCGCCAAAAATGAACCCACCGTGTTCCAACAGCTTTTCAAGCGCGACTCCAAGGTCGCCTTTGTTGAGGTTTACTCCTACAGAGACATGGAAAAGATCTTGACCCAATGGAAAACTCCGTTGCGTGAGTTGTACAACATCCGCGTTGACATGCCTTCCTTCGACGACTTCAAGGAGTACATGGACAAGGACAAACTCATTGACCCACGCGATGACGCCTCGAAGCCCTACAGGGCCCCTGAGGGCGgtgcttctgctgctgctagaagaagatcttcCGGCGAAGGTTTGCCTCCACCAACTGAAAGACGCAAGTCTAACCCATTCGGCAGCGCTAAGCCAGTGGACACGCAGACCAAGTTGCTCCAGATAGAAAGCAAAATCGACCAATTGGGCATCGAAGACACCAAAACCTTGAGACGTTTGACCATCGGAAGCGACGAAGAGGACAACCACGAAAACGAGTCCAACCAGGAAAAGGGCGACAGGGTCAGAAAAAGCTTGCAagttttgaaaagagagaaaaatatCGACGACAACGACTCAGAAGCTATCTCAAACCACGCTCCTTCTATGTCCCCTCCTCCTTCGGCTTCAAATGCAACCACTGCTGCAGCTTCAGCCTCAGCTACCCCGCCTCCTAAACTGAACTTTATGTCcatcatcaagaagaaggaacaaACTGAATtgcaagaacaaaagatcaaagaagaagaggcCATTAAGGAAAACGCCGccagagaagaaaaattaaagagaCATGCACAGGCAAGAATTGACGAAGAAGCAAGACGCCAAGCTGAAGACGAAAATAGCGGCGACTACTCTAGTGGTGCCAATGGTGACGACAACGGCAACGGTAACAGGGGCTCCGACTCCCATGGAAACCACCATCACTCCAACCAAAACTACTCCAATAACTTCAAGTTCAAGGATAGTGGAAACAACGActataacaacaataaccGCCGTGGTGGCGGTAGAGGCGGTTCCCGTGGCGGTAGAGGCGGTGGTCGTGGAGGATCTTATAGAGGTGGTAGTGACAACGGCAACAACGGCAACAGGTTCAACTCGGACTCCGGTAATAATTACCAAAAGAGGTATGAAGACAGATCACAATCGCATCAACAATACGGTCTCTTCGCACCAGCTGCTGGCTTCTTGAAAGATCAATCAAGAGGTGATAGAGGTGGAAGAGGCGGTAGAGGTGGAAGAGGTGGAAGAGGTGACAGAGGTGGAAGAGGTGGAAGAGGTGATAGAGGTGGAAGAGGTAGAGGTCGCGGTGGCTACAGTgattaa
- the GPI19 gene encoding phosphatidylinositol N-acetylglucosaminyltransferase GPI19 yields MNKERQYGGFSAYVSATLILVLVLVWSLLPQSMIKGHTMEMLFDVLPQRYWVIVIQCFILMLMLFTYIGMLLYNTEVLTAPLDNVRTFTDSQGRMVEYKNQSELQWYFHHETSGVMDLPVNEVSRLLYLHDQKLYDDGDDE; encoded by the coding sequence ATGAACAAAGAGAGGCAGTATGGAGGCTTTTCTGCCTACGTGTCTGCAACCTTAATCCTTGTCTTGGTACTAGTATGGTCCCTTCTCCCGCAGAGCATGATAAAGGGCCACACAATGGAGATGTTATTTGATGTACTACCACAACGATACTGGGTAATAGTAATACAATGTTTCATTCTCATGCTGATGCTTTTCACATACATTGGAATGTTACTTTACAATACAGAAGTGCTAACTGCCCCACTTGATAATGTAAGAACATTTACAGATTCTCAAGGCAGAATGGTTGAGTATAAAAACCAATCGGAGTTGCAATGGTATTTCCACCACGAAACCAGTGGTGTTATGGACTTACCAGTGAATGAGGTGAGTAGATTGCTTTATCTACACGATCAAAAGCTATATGACGATGGTGATGACGAATAG
- the PPZ1 gene encoding salt homeostasis regulator: protein MGNSSSKPAKKSSKSKKHDSLSASGRSNSSSRSSEISSKYDNPPQLQKSDTMQSNRSGRSLRSQKSRRSQSQSQSQSQSQSQPQSQSQSQSQLPSSSGTPKLSGHSEPSLRGRKSTSSLPLSRHSSIQSGSKDDESGAHEPKITARSSSYSLNGDLPPSMVQMAPKTPILKSSTSNPYYENALTDDDNENDVDDSVSYRSSSSRHRGSTRRASSSSRRKSNGSAHYLDIPQSGSSLNMGNGNSGNNSAGGSPVQMSRSSSRSSTHSRKSSMSMSQYSTPMASPGINNSNNDAQDYFGSYGGEQGGVENDDNNEYRHASEIRTDENPEGSAINDPEELNAEGKPKKKKPVKPINIDETIQKLLDAGYSAKKTRSVALKNSEITQICQLARDIFLSQPSLLELSPPVKIVGDVHGQYADLLRLFTKCGFPPSSNYLFLGDYVDRGKQSLETILLLLCYKIKYPENFFLLRGNHECANVTRVYGFYDECKRRCNIKIWKTFIDTFNALPLAAIVAGKIFCVHGGLSPVLNSMDEIRHVSRPTDVPDFGLINDLLWSDPTDSPNEWEDNERGVSYCYNKVAINKFLNKFGFDLVCRAHMVVEDGYEFFNDRSLVTVFSAPNYCGEFDNWGAVMSVSEGLLCSFELLEPLDSTALKQVMKKGRQERKLANQQQQQQLQQ from the coding sequence ATGGGTAATTCAAGTTCAAAACCGGCTAAGAAGTCGAGTAAATCCAAGAAACATGATTCTCTTTCTGCGAGTGGAAGGTCAAACAGTAGTTCTAGGTCCAGTGAGATAAGTTCTAAATATGACAACCCTCCGCAATTACAGAAAAGTGATACCATGCAATCGAATCGATCAGGGAGATCTCTGAGATCACAGAAGTCAAGGCGATCGCAATCACAATCGCAATCACAATCACAATCACAATCACAACCGCAATCGCAGTCACAATCACAGTCGCAGTTACCATCATCTTCAGGTACGCCGAAACTTTCCGGACATAGCGAACCATCACTGCGCGGGAGGAAAAGCACATCTTCGCTTCCATTGTCTCGACATAGCTCAATTCAAAGTGGGTCTAAAGACGACGAGAGTGGTGCCCACGAGCCAAAAATAACAGCAAGATCTTCAAGCTATTCTCTGAATGGAGATTTACCTCCTTCCATGGTTCAGATGGCTCCAAAGACTCCTATCTTAAAAAGTTCTACAAGCAATCCATACTATGAGAATGCATTAACAGATGATGACAACGAAAATGATGTCGATGATTCAGTGTCATATagatcatcttcatccCGTCACCGTGGTAGTACTCGTCGTGCAAGTTCATCTTCCAGACGAAAATCTAATGGTAGCGCACATTACTTAGATATTCCGCAATCTGGGAGCAGCCTGAATATGGGCAATGGAAATAGTGGAAACAACAGTGCGGGAGGATCTCCAGTACAGATGAGCAGGTCTTCATCCAGGTCCAGCACACACAGTAGAAAGTCTTCGATGTCAATGAGTCAATATAGTACACCAATGGCTTCCCCAGGTATCAATAATTCAAATAATGACGCTCAAGATTACTTTGGCAGCTACGGAGGTGAACAAGGCGGGGTAGAAAACGATGATAATAATGAGTACAGACATGCATCAGAGATAAGGACCGATGAAAATCCAGAAGGAAGTGCCATAAATGATCCTGAAGAGTTAAATGCAGAAGGAAAAcctaagaagaaaaagccAGTCAAACCAATCAATATTGATGAGACAATTCAAAAATTATTGGACGCAGGTTATTCAGCCAAAAAGACAAGATCAGTggctttgaaaaattctgAAATTACTCAGATATGCCAATTGGCTAGAgatatctttctttcacAGCCATCTTTGCTAGAACTTTCTCCACCAGTTAAAATCGTGGGTGACGTTCACGGGCAATATGCCGATTTACTAAGATTGTTTACTAAATGTGGGTTCCCTCCATCTTCCAATTATCTATTTTTAGGTGACTACGTGGATAGAGGTAAGCAATCATTAGAAACaattctgcttcttctttgttataAGATCAAATATCCAGAgaacttttttcttttgagaGGGAATCATGAATGTGCTAATGTTACGAGAGTTTACGGCTTTTATGACGAATGTAAAAGACGGTGTAATATCAAAATCTGGAAGACTTTCATCGATACATTTAATGCTTTACCTTTGGCTGCCATTGTGGCAGGAAAGATCTTTTGTGTGCACGGTGGATTATCTCCTGTCTTAAACTCAATGGATGAGATCAGACACGTAAGCAGACCTACGGATGTTCCAGACTTTGGGTTAATTAACGACCTTCTATGGTCTGATCCAACAGACTCTCCTAACGAATGGGAAGACAATGAAAGAGGTGTTTCATACTGTTATAATAAAGTTGCTATCAAcaaattcttgaacaaattcGGGTTCGATTTAGTTTGTAGGGCTCATATGGTCGTTGAAGATGGCTAcgaatttttcaatgataGAAGTTTAGTCACTGTGTTCTCCGCCCCTAATTACTGCGGTGAATTTGATAACTGGGGGGCTGTCATGAGTGTAAGTGAAGGTTTGTTATGTTCATTCGAATTATTAGAACCTTTAGACAGCACTGCTCTAAAACAAGTCATGAAAAAGGGTagacaagaaagaaaacttgCCaaccagcagcaacagcaacagttacaacaataa
- the PPM1 gene encoding leucine carboxy methyltransferase: MQRAIQETDNDAFSCKISAISKKYLPSPAQKSISSQFENYEDIHMEFCKEIKSRSRRKFGSITKACRQSFPVMNYGTYLRTVSIDLKLSQYLQNHSSKVQVLNLGCGSDLRMLPFLASNPNMQWIDLDYKEIVGFKATIFQMNEKFRAALQLQPPAKDTSETQTFDSIISERYQLLPCNITDTKQLISVLERFSNPNIPTVIISECVLCYLDQDKASQLITNITNFYKEGFWISYDPIGGSDTNDRFGSIMQDNLRESRQLNMPTLMIYNSQEKYKSRFPGKAEIQTMWFYYQNLIDETERQRLKRLQFLDEIEELQVIFSHYVICTSLWGS, translated from the coding sequence ATGCAAAGGGCTATCCAAGAAACAGATAATGACGCTTTTTCATGCAAGATAAGTGCTATTTCCAAGAAATACCTTCCATCCCCAGCACAGAAGAGCATAAGTTCGCAGTTCGAAAACTATGAAGATATACACATGGAATTCTGTAAAGAGATCAAATCAAGAAGTCGAAGAAAGTTTGGTAGTATTACCAAAGCATGTCGTCAGTCTTTCCCAGTTATGAACTATGGAACCTACCTAAGAACCGTAAGTATAGATCTGAAATTGAGCCAATATCTACAGAACCACAGCTCTAAAGTTCAGGTACTAAATTTGGGATGTGGCTCTGACCTAAGGATGCTGCCATTTCTTGCCAGTAATCCTAATATGCAATGGATTGATCTAGACTATAAAGAAATAGTTGGTTTCAAGGCTACTATCTTTCAAATGAATGAAAAGTTTAGGGCTGCGTTACAATTGCAACCTCCCGCAAAAGATACGTCAGAGACACAGACATTTGACAGCATCATCTCTGAGAGATATCAGTTGTTACCATGCAATATTACAGACACAAAGCAACTTATATCAGTCCTGGAAAGATTTTCGAACCCAAACATCCCTACCGTTATCATATCGGAATGTGTTTTATGCTATCTTGATCAAGACAAAGCATCCCAATTAATCACTAACATCACCAATTTCTATAAGGAAGGATTCTGGATATCATACGATCCGATTGGCGGATCGGATACAAATGATAGATTTGGTTCTATTATGCAGGATAATTTAAGAGAATCAAGGCAACTAAATATGCCAACCTTAATGATATACAATTCACAGGAAAAATATAAATCAAGATTCCCAGGGAAGGCCGAAATACAAACTATGTGGTTCTACTATCAGAACCTTATTGACGAAACTGAACGACAAAGGCTCAAGAGGCTTCAGTTCTTGGATGAGATAGAAGAGTTACAGGTTATATTTTCACACTACGTTATATGTACTTCGTTATGGGGTTCTTAA
- the TAF11 gene encoding TATA-binding protein-associated factor TAF11, whose product MSETDGPLYKLPLDTYQPHVTYTSYISTKQMIDQVLNEDQEYLAWKIKSKRLPGNMKEYMDEFKKELENFENMEWHRKSQSVPPSKSTSNKVTKKQSWDMNRVPSNVVFARDIYENKINSLPRPRELDETELKKLFMSHLDDEQMNRYEVFKRTSLAKNQIKKISSVVTNQTVANNINLLLGGVGKIFVGEIVEKALDVKEKWLLGLAVNKFHERKRIGSSLKKHLKKLTCLVERSDSEDAFPDMNDSVDESEPEDIDTDDESEVKFLKTSNDLIQSQENVESVRKGLIKQFNTLVTKFNELDVSVEKYNSSPLLPEHVHEAWRLYRLENDTLPNGQYRTQGEGNGMMFR is encoded by the coding sequence ATGTCTGAAACAGATGGCCCGTTGTATAAACTCCCGCTAGACACTTATCAGCCACATGTGACATACACTAGTTACATTTCTACTAAACAGATGATTGACCAAGTGCTCAATGAGGACCAGGAATACCTTGCTTGGAAGATCAAAAGCAAGAGACTACCGGGAAATATGAAAGAGTATATGGATGAATTCAAAAAGGAACTAGAAAACTTTGAGAACATGGAATGGCATAGGAAATCCCAGTCAGTTCCCCCTTCTAAATCTACATCGAATAAAGTAACTAAGAAGCAATCATGGGATATGAATAGAGTCCCATCGAATGTCGTGTTCGCAAGAGACATATACGAAAACAAGATCAATAGCCTACCGAGACCTAGAGAGTTGGATGAAACTGAGCTTAAAAAGCTATTTATGTCACATCTTGATGACGAACAGATGAACAGATATGAAGTTTTCAAGAGAACGTCGTTAGCAAAGAATCagatcaaaaaaatatcaagcGTGGTAACGAATCAAACAGTTgcaaataatattaatttaCTACTTGGTGGTGTGGgaaaaatatttgttgGAGAGATCGTAGAAAAAGCCCTTGATGTGAAAGAGAAGTGGTTATTAGGATTAGCCGTCAATAAATTTCatgaaaggaaaagaattGGTTCCAGTTTAAAAAAACATTTAAAGAAGCTAACATGTCTTGTGGAAAGATCCGATTCTGAAGATGCATTTCCTGATATGAATGATAGCGTTGATGAATCAGAGCCTGAGGATATTGACACAGATGATGAATCAGAAGTAAAGTTTTTAAAAACCAGTAATGACCTTATTCAATCACAAGAAAACGTCGAGTCTGTACGAAAGGGTTTAATAAAACAGTTTAACACTTTAGTCACAAAGTTCAATGAACTAGATGTTTCGGTGGAAAAATATAATAGTAGCCCTTTGCTACCAGAGCATGTACACGAGGCTTGGAGGCTATACAGATTAGAGAATGATACCCTTCCCAATGGTCAATATCGTACACAAGGCGAGGGTAATGGCATGATGTTTCGTTAG
- the GPI17 gene encoding GPI-anchor transamidase GPI17 — MDEKDRPCGKDVAQGSGQGTSRIRRLVVISFVLLYCLVGVPLWYRLTTIYRAPLPSDYIRDLHSDPHSDIHLTIPVYVRSDVYKFPDINNAIQNQADALLQSVNSETGKKVQWSLQILPFEDGKVDLEQDYVVTLVLDEFMGLTMPQLSMETIVFYNDKSVVNNDLPFFVAQALIEHTFKPEFNRFSKGRIEENNMAVSYNPEMHISISLLTGDGYPVSWAIEQSVREYFSPVRDLLSPVVNFTVDTGIEYHNDLNLQSIPNSDSISWEDLSHTLDLSDLSSVNHYKEHNSINLAIVFPSQNTGPLNFINDTTSTISDKADSESIWRSFLVPQWGVVVLNKNPLPANAYVTEEYLSLVLSTFSNDLFKLLGITRSNEELNSPLSQIGSFKRLMIIENLETSITTLSSLVNMTNNLQQMSIPKEVLEDVNNALSLRLQIIRLLNNPELGSEAVWNEALILSNELVKICERAFFNKEMVQQMFFPQEHKIAVYLPLLGPITVVTFTGFIKYLKDVLKKREKNEKNTADLKEEKAD; from the coding sequence ATGGACGAAAAAGACAGACCATGCGGTAAAGACGTGGCGCAAGGTTCAGGCCAGGGCACGTCGAGGATCAGAAGGCTGGTAGTAATATCGTTTGTGCTTCTATACTGTTTGGTAGGTGTTCCTCTATGGTATAGATTGACTACTATCTACAGGGCCCCTTTGCCTTCGGACTATATTAGAGATTTGCATTCTGATCCACACTCAGATATTCACCTAACAATTCCGGTTTATGTAAGATCGGACGTGTACAAGTTTCCTGACATCAACAATGCCATCCAAAACCAAGCGGATGCTTTACTGCAAAGTGTAAACAGTGAAACTGGGAAAAAAGTACAGTGGTCCTTACAGATACTTCCATTCGAAGATGGCAAAGTTGATTTGGAACAGGATTACGTGGTGACTTTGGTTTTAGACGAGTTCATGGGCTTAACAATGCCACAATTGAGTATGGAAACGATTGTTTTCTACAATGATAAGTCTGTAGTGAATAACGATTTACCATTTTTTGTTGCACAGGCTTTAATTGAGCATACTTTCAAACCAGAATTTAACCGCTTCAGCAAGGGCAGGATCGAGGAGAATAACATGGCTGTAAGCTATAATCCGGAAATGCATATTTCAATATCCTTGTTAACAGGTGATGGTTATCCTGTCTCTTGGGCCATTGAACAATCAGTCAGAGAATATTTCAGCCCTGTTAGAGATCTTTTGTCTCCTGTAGTGAACTTCACTGTGGATACAGGTATTGAATACCACAACGACTTGAACTTGCAGTCGATACCGAACTCGGACAGTATATCCTGGGAAGATTTGTCGCATACCTTAGACCTATCCGACCTTTCATCTGTCAATCATTACAAGGAACATAATTCCATTAATTTAGCGATTGTTTTCCCATCCCAGAATACTGGACCACTAAACTTCATTAACGATACTACTAGCACAATATCCGATAAAGCTGACTCTGAAAGCATCTGGAGATCATTCCTCGTACCTCAATGGGGGGTAGTAGTGTTGAATAAAAATCCATTGCCCGCTAATGCATACGTGACCGAGGAATATTTATCCCTAGTCCTTTCAACTTTTTCGAATGACCTCTTCAAATTGCTCGGTATCACACGTTCGAATGAGGAATTGAATTCACCATTATCTCAGATTGGCTCCTTCAAAAGACTAATGATAATCGAAAACCTAGAAACTAGCATCACCACATTGTCATCATTGGTAAACATGACTAACAATCTACAGCAAATGTCAATCCCTaaagaagttttggaagatGTGAATAATGCATTGAGTTTAAGACTACAAATTATTAGACTATTAAACAACCCGGAGTTGGGCAGCGAAGCGGTGTGGAATGAAGcattaatattatcaaatgaACTTGTCAAAATTTGTGAACGTGCATTTTTCAACAAGGAAATGGTCCAACAAATGTTCTTCCCCCAAGAACACAAGATTGCAGTCTACTTGCCTTTACTAGGACCAATCACGGTAGTTACATTCACTGGcttcatcaaatatttAAAAGATGTCTTaaaaaagagggaaaaaaatgaaaaaaatactgCTGATCTCAAGGAAGAGAAGGCCGACTAA
- the TRM9 gene encoding tRNA (carboxymethyluridine(34)-5-O)-methyltransferase — protein MMAELKEEEYVHQVYNEIAPHFSQTRYKPWPIVTEFLNSREMGSIGIDVGCGNGKYLGVNPNLFIIGSDRSSGLISCAHDINKDYNVLIADGICLPHRDNTFDFAISIAVVHHWSTRERRVQAIRHIMSKLKSGGEMLIYCWALEQADSRRGYQEGMEQDVLVPWVLQKKESTKKKESKPEAPAKPDLTNIPKHERSAYIQKWKQEQEALRLQREREQEELRKKQQEEEKNNTKYRYYHLYRKGELEEDCEMAGGIIIGQGYEKDNWYVIAKKA, from the coding sequence ATGATGGCAGAGTTGAAGGAGGAAGAGTATGTGCATCAAGTGTACAACGAAATTGCACCACACTTCTCGCAAACAAGATACAAGCCATGGCCAATTGTGACAGAGTTTTTAAACTCAAGGGAAATGGGGTCTATTGGGATCGATGTAGGGTGTGGTAACGGCAAATACCTTGGAGTTAACCCCAACTTATTTATAATAGGTTCAGACCGTTCTTCTGGGTTAATCTCGTGTGCGCACGATATCAATAAAGACTACAACGTGCTCATTGCAGATGGGATATGCTTGCCTCATCGTGATAACACGTTTGACTTTGCAATTTCCATTGCTGTAGTTCACCATTGGTCTACCAGAGAAAGACGTGTACAAGCTATCAGACACATCATGAGTAAGTTGAAGTCTGGCGGAGAAATGTTAATATATTGTTGGGCTTTAGAACAGGCGGATTCTCGTAGAGGGTACCAAGAGGGAATGGAGCAGGATGTCTTGGTGCCGTGggttcttcaaaaaaaagagtccaccaagaagaaggaatcCAAGCCTGAAGCACCAGCCAAGCCTGACTTGacaaatattccaaaacaCGAAAGATCAGCATACATTCAAAAGTGGAAGCAGGAACAGGAAGCCCTAAGGCTgcaaagagaaagagagcaGGAAGAACTGCGCAAGAAACAgcaggaagaagaaaaaaacaatacaaaGTATAGATACTACCATTTGTATCGTAAGGGGGAGTTGGAGGAAGACTGTGAAATGGCTGGTGGTATAATTATCGGACAAGGATACGAAAAAGATAATTGGTACGTAATAGCAAAGAAAGCCTAA
- the UBX2 gene encoding Ubx2p, with protein sequence MPVIEHNDERFELSHSEEQKLNEFQMITSFPTEELPNVIKLLRNHSWQLEHALGRYFDGNWKENLDYEPPTHPPVSEEPEPVANNLPASNSEQAINSAFITRPEGLLPRLPVIHRLPFNYKEKLHVVGINSQPGVSNLYSGNTALMTVLFLPNLIVKIAFHLFSWLGFLISYALGLHLTTANSHRIYEIPSKPDLDRKPKDSLHDIKEIGGDSANAFLPLCSEAPYNTIFDECESKYKFMLLILIGSINGEDDEVDTNSKAFVEKILLNPSTVELLKQYSDKMNIYIRTVNDPECWALSKQLKLKYSLECLLVANVMNSWNSTLSSQKMSIISRLKVKSLQRFQNSLKTAVQRYSPELIVSATEKEELEIARKIKEMQDDAYQESLKRDAEKQLKREREEEEERLKLMMEAQKQEMIALKKIHYGLCMLLTCLEVYESKGQNSTENVSNIQFRTSDGKRIVKAFKSSDTLRDVYTQIAAHLYLDLSADSTSVIEKVLYKLNELCDDIRETKSSQKSKILQSSDDLESLSEAQLKELIQEDFKNFGLLVDNADITFDFELVSPFPRSQIADDPIIQLAEKPELWPNGSLLVETLVDEMSSEEDDDDEDSSNVNSDYEEDDCES encoded by the coding sequence ATGCCAGTAATTGAACATAACGACGAAAGATTTGAGCTCTCTCATTCTGAGGAACAAAAGCTCAATGAGTTCCAAATGATTACTTCTTTTCCGACTGAAGAGTTACCTAATGTTATAAAACTTCTCAGGAATCACTCGTGGCAACTAGAACATGCTTTAGGTAGATATTTTGATGGTAATTGGAAGGAAAACTTAGATTACGAACCTCCCACTCATCCGCCGGTTAGCGAAGAACCAGAGCCTGTTGCCAATAACCTCCCAGCATCAAATAGCGAGCAAGCTATAAATTCTGCTTTTATTACTCGTCCAGAGGGTCTGTTGCCTAGGCTTCCAGTTATACATAGACTACCGTTCAATTATAAGGAAAAACTACATGTGGTGGGAATTAATTCGCAGCCAGGAGTCAGTAATCTCTATTCCGGTAATACAGCTTTGATGACCGTCCTTTTCCTTCCAAACTTGATCGTGAAAATTGCATTCCATTTATTCTCCTGGTTAGGCTTTCTAATTTCATATGCACTAGGGCTACATTTGACAACCGCAAATTCCCATAGAATATACGAAATTCCAAGCAAACCAGATTTGGACAGGAAACCAAAAGATTCTCTTCATGATATAAAAGAGATCGGTGGTGATAGCGCAAATGCATTCTTGCCATTGTGTTCTGAAGCTCCTTATAATACTATTTTTGATGAATGTGAGTCAAAGTATAAGTTTATGTTATTGATCCTCATCGGTTCGATTAATGGTGAGGATGACGAAGTTGACACCAACTCAAAAGCTTTTGTggaaaaaatattgttaAACCCATCAACAGTGGAGCTATTAAAGCAATACAGTGAtaaaatgaatatatacattAGAACGGTAAATGACCCCGAATGTTGGGCATTGTCAAAGCAATTAAAGCTCAAGTATTCTTTGGAATGTTTACTGGTTGCAAACGTTATGAACAGTTGGAACTCTACATTGAGTTCTCAAAAAATGTCCATTATATCTAGATTAAAAGTCAAGTCGTTGCAAAGATTTCAAAACTCCCTAAAGACCGCTGTCCAACGTTATTCACCTGAACTCATTGTTAGTGCAacagaaaaggaagagttGGAAATAGCTAGGAAGATAAAGGAAATGCAAGATGACGCTTATCAGGAGTCATTAAAACGCGATGCTGAAAAGCAATTGAAACGTGAgagggaagaagaagaagagagattAAAATTGATGATGGAAGCACAGAAACAAGAGATGATTGCCCTCAAGAAAATACATTATGGACTCTGTATGTTATTAACTTGTCTTGAAGTTTACGAAAGTAAGGGCCAAAACTCAACAGAGAATGTATCAAATATACAATTCAGAACTTCGGATGGTAAAAGAATTGTGAAAGCTTTCAAAAGTAGTGACACTTTAAGAGATGTTTATACTCAAATTGCTGCGCATTTATATTTGGATCTCTCTGCTGATTCAACCTCTGTAATTGAAAAGGTTCTTTATAAACTGAATGAGCTCTGTGATGATATtagagaaacaaaaagcAGTCAGAAAAGTAAAATACTCCAAAGTTCTGACGACTTGGAAAGTTTGTCAGAAGCTCAGCTAAAGGAACTAATTCAAGAGGACTTCAAAAATTTCGGTCTTTTAGTTGATAACGCCGATATAACTTTTGATTTCGAATTAGTTTCACCTTTCCCTAGATCTCAGATTGCAGATGATCCAATCATTCAACTGGCTGAGAAACCAGAATTATGGCCAAATGGAAGTTTGTTGGTTGAAACATTAGTTGATGAAATGAGCTccgaagaagatgatgatgatgaagatagCTCTAACGTGAATTCAGACtacgaagaagatgactGTGAGAGCTAG